Part of the Lolium rigidum isolate FL_2022 chromosome 6, APGP_CSIRO_Lrig_0.1, whole genome shotgun sequence genome, CGCCGTCGCATCCATGAGCATCATCCTCACCCCCTTGCTCCCCGCCTCCCGCTCCGCCTCCCGGTACTCCTCCATCTGCGCCGTGTAGAACCTCAGGTCCCGCCCGTCCATGGCCGCCGTCTGGTTGCCCCGGAGCGGCTCGGTGCGCTTGCAGTTGCCGCCCTGGTCCCACGTCCCGTTCTCGAAGTGCGACATGGGCGACAGCATCCGCACGATCACCCGCCCCCTGACGCCGCCGCCCAGCGCGTTGATCGCCTGCAGCGACACCCGCCACGCCTTGCGCTGCGAGTAGTAGAGCGACAGGTCCGGCACGCCGTACTGCCGGTTGCAGAAGCTGCAACCGATCAGCCGCCGCTTCTCGTAGAAGAGCGAGGGGCGGGAGAACCAGTTGGCGGCGGACACCAGCACGTAGTCGAACCTGGGAACCTCCGCCACCCACCCGTCGGGCTCGTCCAGGTACAGGCTGTAGTGGCCCGTGTGCGCCGCGTCGTCGTGGGCCGGCTCGCGCGCCCGCACCAGGAACGGCGACCAGAACATGTTGATGGTGAAGTTGTACGCCCTGTAGTGGTACACCTTGTTCTGGTCCGTCGGGTTCGGCGAGATGTCCTTCGGGTACGCCGCCTGCAAAATCTTCCGTCAAGGTCTCACCCTACAAACATGGCAAAATTCCTCGACAGAGATGAAAGGTACTAGTGCGGACCTGCGAGAGGAGGCAGAGCAGCGACTGCATGTGGTTCCTGGCCAGCGAGTCCCCGACGAAGGCGAGCTTCTTGTGTCTGACGAACTGGAGGAACTGCACGGGGTCGAAGCGCGGCAGCTCGCACCCGGACGGGCGCCACCGCCACTTGAGGAAGCCCAGGTCGGGGCGGCCGTACTTGAGGCAGTTCTGGTGCTCCTGGATCATGCCGCACGTCTTGTGGTTGTAGTAGGGCGCCTCCGCGTCGGGAACCCACTCGCCGCGGAAGATGTCGCAGTACTTCATCACGCTCACCACCGGCGTCGACGACGCCAGCTTCGCCACGCGCGGCACGCCCACGCCGACGAGCCCGAAGTACTGCGCGTTCGTCAGCAGGATCAGGATGGCCAGCGCCGAGAAGTAGACCGGCACCGGGCCGAACAGCACCTTCACAAGGTAATGGAGCTTCTTCATCGCAAGCTATCTACCTACGGCTACACCTAGCTTCTAGCTATCTACCTATCCTGTGCTCCCTGGACTCGTAGTTACAGCTCGCGGCAGCTCACAAGCAAGAAGCGCAGCAGAACCATTGATAGCTAGCTCGATATAGTACTCAAGAGCAGAGTAGCCAGGCGCAGCAGGAGGAAAGGGATGAGATGGCCTTTTTTGCCTTTGCCGGGCGGTGTCCGCTTGCATGCCTTGTCTCGAGAAAGCTATCTCTGTGGTGTGGTGTGGGTGCGGCGCGCCTCCTCTTGAAGAACGCACGCAGATGAGAGTAGGTGCGCGGTTCATTTCGATATTGAAAGTGGCCTTGCACAGGAACGGGAACATGTCCTGTCCTTCTCAGTTTTTATATTCACGCCGTAATTACCTCACTTCACTTGTGCGCCTACTGATTACTTTCAACCCATGTCCTCGCACCGCATGTTCGCATGACCTATGTTGGGTCACCGCGTGCCATGCCAATCGACCTGCAAGTAAAATCTACTCCCTCCGCATCAATATAAAGTATTTttaaactagatacaaaacaaagtGGGTGAGCCTACACACTAAAAATTGACTAGATATAAATTAAAGTTGGTGAACCAAATAAAATGCTTCAAAATCTTACATATCCAAACGAAGTGAGTAGTACGTAGTACTTAAATCATCAACTTATAGAGTTTTGGTGAAATGAATCCGAACTTCAAATCCCTATTTCTAACTATTGAATTCTAGTTTAAATGGAACCCTAGAGTTGCTTCACCAAGTTGACCAACGTCACGTATGCATTTTTTCTTCAAAAGTCCTAAATAATTATCTATTCAAATCGCGCGGTCCCTAGGCTCTCTCAAGGTTCTCCTATCTTTGGACTCATCCCACGGGCGTGTGGCGTCGAGCAACAACAAGATCTTGAGGAAGGCTAGCTCAGCGAGGATGGCGAGGAGCAAGAACGCATCGACTAAGGTCCTACGATGGTGCTTGAATGCAGCTTCGTCATGGATATCGTTGTCTGCctggccttgggaatccccacgtCCCTTCTTTGTGTCTAGTCAGGGTGACGCCTACCTATTGTAGTCAATGCGGGGGGAATCAAGCCTCAGAGCTCGGAACCGTTGCCGCACACAGCTTATTCCTAGCGGGGCAGGTCGCGGTCGAGTGGGGTCAAGAAGACCATCTTCCACGGCCGATGTCCATGATCCTCTTCCTGAACTCCGACGCTGTCATGCCTCGGCCATAACCATAGAGGAGATGCGGGGCGGCAGCGACAGAATCACGTCCCCGTCATACACGTTTTCAACTAGAGAAGGAAGGGAAGCAGTGTAGGTTGGTGGCCCCTACCCTCCCCATCCCGCCGGTGTATCTCAGGGTAACGCCCCCAATTTCTTTTAGATGAAAAGCTAGATCGATTGAGATAAGAGATGAATCTAACATGTGAACCCATCTAGTTAGCGAGGTAGTAGATATTTCTTACCTGGATTATCCTTTTTCTCGTGCATCAAAGACCTCAAgagttttattcaaacaaaatgatTTAATAGTTGTACAAACGATAGGATTTAGAGTTCAAGGTTCATTTTGCCAAACCACTGTTAAAACAGGGTTCAAAATAAACTTTTTTGGCAAGTAAAACCGGGCTTTCCTGAACGGGCGACTGGGTCGTGCATCAGCGTTGGTGCACCGCGCACTCCAGACGGCTCCAAGGCTTCTGCAGACAGATCTGAAGTGATCTCGTCAGTAATCTACCCTATCGTTTTGTTTTACTGGCAAGGGGTCGACCAATGGAACCAAAACATCTTCTGTGATGAACAGACAAAACAAATGGAGTAGGTATCGGTATCCGTTCAGCGCACGGCGATCCACGAGAACCGGCCTGTCTGTCTGTTTTTACGGGAGTCGTCGCCGGTAGCAGATGATTGGGGGCAGGTAAATTCCCGGCGCTAGAAGCTGCACAGAAAAATTACATCGGGGGATGTTTCTGGTCGGGCAAGCTGGCCCTTAGGCAATGGCATCGAGATCAGGTCGAAGTAGCCATCACGAAGGCAAACGTCGTTGTCTGCCATGAATCATGATGTTTGCTATTCGTTTGCTCGGCTCCATGTCTAAACTGGGAAATGGGTCAGTTCGGCACGAGATGCATGTTATCCCGGAGGCTGGCACGGCGTGCGTGGATCACCGCGTGAAGTAAGCAGAAGCAACTGAAGTGACCCCTGCTCACACGTATATTTGAGGTCAGCCCGTGTGAGAGCAACCACTGCGTACCAACGTGGCACCGtccgaaaaagaaaagaaatgattTTACTCCTCATTGGTCTTGCTGGATTGACATCTACGAGCAATAGCACCGTCTCTGGGGTCACTCCTATCCCCCTCCCCTTGGTGCACCCAACAATCAGTACTCCTGGCCGTTATCTTGTCGGTGTAGGTGGCGGCACCCTTCTCGTCTAAAACGGAGGACGAGGGAGGGCATCGTGGCAACGCCTCTCGGGCTAGAACCGAGTGGTGGTGCTAGATGGCGTGGCCTTGGGGCCAAGGCCTGGAGTGAGTCGAGAAGGGTGTGACCTGGCCGGTGGCGTGGGGCTTGATTGTCGGTCCAGCCTAGTGATCTTTCCGCGTAAAGGCGTTGATCTTCTTGTTGTATTTTCGTCTTGGTCTAGGCGTGGACGAGTTCTGAAATAATCAACCAAAGATCTGCATGGAATGGCCTATGACGCCCCAAGCTAGGTGGGTCAGATGGAATCCGGTCATGCGAATCCTTGGTATATGCTTGTCCGGCTTGAGGAGGGCGTGTGGCGAAGTTCCGTTGCTTGTTAACACCACGGGAAATGTCGATGCTTTGATTTCCATGGTTCAAATAGTACCGGAAAATGTCATGGTGGCTGCAATTGGGAAACAATTATGAAGGTATGGATGGCGGTGCAGACTTTGCTTCACAGTTTTTCGTCCACGCATGACTTGCAGGGATATCCTCGTCCCTTTTAGACATGTTATTTGTGAGTCTTGTGTTTTACGACTTGCAGCAACGGTCTTGGCGGCGGTAACACTGAATAAGTGCCGAGTATTATCTGTCGAGGTGAAAATCCAAAGTTTCATCGGAATTAGTTGTAACTTTTATCGGAAACATTATTTTAAGAGCATGAACTTTTTATCAGGGCGAAAGGCTTGATCGAGCAACGACCTTTTGCAATGTCATTTATCAAAGAAAATGTTTTTCATCCTccaaagtccaaagatgaactggTGTCCATCAAGAGCGGCGGTAGCTGGAGACTGTACAGGGAGACACGGCCGCGTGGTGTTGACGGCCAAACCAGCTGGCCTCTGCAGGCTCAGGGGACCGCATGCCACTCGCCCGTTGCGAGGACGGATGATctcccggccggccggccggcgagggCAGGTAGGGCCGGCGACCCTCGGCGCACATGGCCGCGCGCGCCTCGTGTGCTTGCGGGCTGAGAGGACATGATGGGGACGATGCGTAGCGTTAGATCTAGCATCATCTTGTCTGTTTTCTCTCTCGGGCTAGCTCGCCATTGCGACGGAGATGGCGATGATAAGGCGACAAATCATCGCACATGATGGAGAGAAAAGAAAAGGGGCAAAACTGCAAGGGTCTACTGATACTGTGTGCAAGGAGGCAAGAGGACACGCACCAGCTCGGCGTTTCGATCCACATCATTTCGATGGGATCTCAGGGGCGAGTGAAACGACGGATTAAATACCAGCCGAAAGGACGGTTACCACCCAAAAAATATCGACCGCAGAAACGGTGGGTTTGCGCAGGAACCGATCGAGGAAATGCAGAAGAAGGCAGATGCAGGATTCGAGCGATGTTGCTGCAATTATCTTCTAACCCGGTCATCCTAGTATACTGTAATCATCATCGCTGAAACGTAAAAGTGAAGGATATGTGTTAGAAGAAGAATGCCAACAAGGACGCGCTGACTACCGCTGCCCCACCCCAAAAATGGCTGAGAGTTTGTGACCCACTGTACAGTGTACCACAGAGATTGCAAGAAATGGCGGAGTAAACCTGATGGGAAACTGGGCCATGGGGTCTTTGAATTTATGTATCCGGTTGGGCCGCCGCTCCATACCAGCTGCCGCCAACGGCAGCAGCGCAGTAAATTTCCGAGCTGCTACAACTGCCCGACATTGTTCACCACATGGAGCTGAGCTCTACTGTGCCTGCACGTGATATGGGTGACAAATCTAGTCACTGCCAACAACGCCTGCTACAGTTCTTTTGgtggcttctccgagaagctgccctcctccaccttacttgagAAGCCGCTCCCAAAATTTAGGAAGTCTTTCGGACTAGTCTAGGCTAGACCATTTCGGAAGCCTTCCTAAATTTTGGGGGCGGCTTCCCCAGAAAGCTGGGGGAGGGtagcttctcggagaagctgccaaaagaactgagcctaAACCTGGCAAACCAATGGGCAATGGCTTAGTTTGTTTTGTTTCAAAGTTTGAACCTCGCTTTGGTGTTGCCTCGGTTTAAattttaagggcatctccaaccgagcgacccaaacggacgcgctgggtcgTCCGTTTTGGATCGTTTGgatggccgagcggacacgcggacagcggcccgcgtgtccgtttgggtcgcacgctgcgcccaacgcgcggacacgGCGCATAAtcgaagaaatagaaaaacaaaagaaaaatgcaaatttaaatgaaatttgattaaacatatgccctattttgggcaaatttgtacatagccctattttgggcaaataactaacaaaagaagtcctctatatgggctttaaaatttaaactaaaaaccctctattagggtttggtcgacgGCGTGGTGTGATAGCGCGTGAGACACCCCaacggaaggtgtgatgcgtacaacagcaagttttccctcagtaagaaaccaaggttatcgaaccaataggagtcaaggaagcacgtgaaggtttttggtggcggagtgtagtgcggcgcaacatcagggattccggcgccaacgtggaacctgcacaacacaatcaaagtactttgcctcaacgtaacagtgaggttgtcaatctcaccggcttgctgtaaacaaaggattaaacgtattgtgtggaagatgatatttgtttgcgaagaacagtaaagaacaattgcagtagattgtatttcagatctaaagaataggaccggggtccacagatcactagtggtgtctctcccataagataaacagatggttggtgaacaaattacagttgggcaattgacaaatatagaaggcataacaatgcacatacatatatcatgatgagtactatgagatttaatcagggcattacgacaaagtacatagaccgctatccagcatgcatctatgcctaaaaagtccaccttcgagttatcatccgaaccccttccggtattaagttgcaacaacggacaattgtattacgtatggtgcgtaatgtaatcaacacaaatatccttagacaaaacatcgatgttttatccctagtggcaacagcacatccacaaccttagaggttgctgtcactcccccagattcaatgggagcatgaacccactatcgagcataaatactccctcttgtagttacaagagacatccacaaccttagaactttcgtcttgtcccagtttaatggaggcatgaacccactatcgagtataaatactccctcttggagtcacaagtatcaacttggccagagcctctactagcaacggagagcatgcaagaacataaacaacatatatgatagattgataatcaacttgacatagtattcaatattcatcggatcccaacaaacacaacatgtagcattacaaatagatgatcttgatcatgataggcagctcacaagatctaacatgatggcacaatgaggagaagacaaccatctcagctgctgctatggacccatagtccgagggggtgaactactcacacatcgatccgtgaggcgatcatggcgatgaagagccctccggagatgattcccctctccggccggggtgctcggaggcgatctctcactgaatcccccgagatgggattggcggcggcggcgctttcacgtatgggttttccgtatcgtggctctctgcaccTTGGGGGTTTCGCGGCAGAAGGCTTTAAGTAGAGCGGAAGAGCGGAGCGTCGGAGAGCGCagcggggccccacacgctagggcggcgcggccccctgtggccgcgccgcccctggggtgtggcggcgcctcgtcgccccgcttcgtaatcctttcggccttccggaagcttcgtggaaaaataagcccctgggcgttgatttcgtccaattcccggTGAATATTTCCTttgctaggatttacgaaaccaaaaacaacgaggtaCCAAACGGCAAGCTGGCTCTccgtggcatctcgtcaataggttagtgccggaaaatgcataataatgacatataagtgtgtataaaacatgtgagtatcatcataaaagtagcgggaacataagaaattatagatacgtttgggacgtataagcatccccaagcttagttcctactcgccctcgagtaggtaaacgataacaaagataatttctgaagtgacatgttatcataatcttgatcccatactattgtaaagcatatgagatgaatgcagcgattcgaagcaatggcaaagataatgagtaaacaaatgaatcNNNNNNNNNNNNNNNNNNNNNNNNNNNNNNNNNNNNNNNNNNNNNNNNNNNNNNNNNNNNNNNNNNNNNNNNNNNNNNNNNNNNNNNNNNNNNNNNNNNNcaccaactatccaaatttgaggaataaccttcaactttgaCCTTttaaccaatattataatataaatcaaatcaaatatgatatagtgactcatcaacaataataaaaccatccacaagatatttagtaactaatgccacttggctatctaaaaataaatcacatgagaggataatctctatgccacatgggatgaaaatatctacatgacttgctttccaagctatgccacctcatgctcaaaggattgctatggatgagggcatgacaaccaagcatcttactcatctaaccaacacaagagtcaccacctatgtgtcatgatactagagcttgcccaagcctataaatagagccacacccttcatccatttgctcatctagtaccatgatacatgggaacaaacacatagaaccactccatgtgaattagataggatcaagatgaagaagctaggaggtggaggcataccacaagatgcaggtttattcagatttcctgaagaacaagctacagaagataccaaggtagaatccctagccAAACCATATAttcagaggatcatatcatcatctcttgaggagAACCATAGGCTAatccaagacatttagaagtgagagagattatagatgctaaccatagccatgtctatcccagagaatactagagtagtattaaatcttacttgttcaaatcaacctttaatcttggaggtgaaagCCATGTTCTATTAGGGAAACATAACTAAAACTCTAGGCCATATTTGAATTACAATCTAAGCATCACtttggatcataagtagaaccttgccatgcctcatgcctatttatgttCAAAGTAGTGAagattatgcaaaaccctaaaccctttcacataggattcacctcacataaaatattatgtcctaacttgtgtatcatggatcacaagtaagaACCAAGCCTATATACCTAAAGattaaatgccatttggtgagtagagtgaaaccaatatccaattctactTTGACTTCCAATTACCTTGCTTAGTTGCCCAAATGGAATATTGTGTCATAATTGAACCATCACCTTGGAAAGTGAATTGATTATGAGGAGTGTAGAATCTATTCTAAATGAGTtaagctagaagttgctaagcaagattatttaacatagagtattttcttaaacccttagaaataaacctccacataaaatcatgattcaatTCCATCCTTATTACCATTTATTttgaactctagccataattaaaatagatgaacaatcaatattgtttaACACTAGAAAAATATAATGGGTTCATCATGCAGTGATTATAAAATTCAAATCACCTGAATACATTGAGTTCCTAAATTaaaaggaactaaaataaaaaaacataGTTCCATGTCTATTTTCATTAAACCTCGCAACATATTATTCTAATCATGAACTAAATAATTATTGAAAAAGCAAcactatgtgatacgtctccgacgtatcgataatttcttatgttccatgccacattattgatgatatctacatgttttatgcatactttatgtcatatttatgcattttccggcactaacctattaacgagatgccgaagagccagtaaggaaatattctcggaattggacgaaatcaacgcccagggtcctatttttgcacgaagcttccagaagaccgagggatagacgaagtggggccacgaggcgccgccacaacagggcggcgcggcctgggccttggccgcgcggccctagcatgtggggccctcgtgtggccccctgacctgcccttccgcctacatatattcttcgtcgcgaaacccccagtaccgagagccacgatacggaaaacgttccagagacgccgccgccgtcaatcccatctcgggggattcaggagatcgcttccgcaccctcgccggagaggggaatcatctcccggaggactcttcaccgccatggtcgcctccggagtgatgagtgagtagttcacccctggactatgggtccatagcggtagctagatggtcgtcttctcctcatgtgcttcattgtctggatcttgtgagctgcctaacatgatcaagatcatctatccgtaatgctatatgttgtgtttgctcgggatccgttggatagagaatactatgttatgttgattatcaatctattacctatgtgttgtttatgatcttgcatgctctccgttattagtagaggctcgggccaagtttttactcttaactccaagagggagt contains:
- the LOC124665702 gene encoding protein trichome birefringence-like 19, translated to MKKLHYLVKVLFGPVPVYFSALAILILLTNAQYFGLVGVGVPRVAKLASSTPVVSVMKYCDIFRGEWVPDAEAPYYNHKTCGMIQEHQNCLKYGRPDLGFLKWRWRPSGCELPRFDPVQFLQFVRHKKLAFVGDSLARNHMQSLLCLLSQAAYPKDISPNPTDQNKVYHYRAYNFTINMFWSPFLVRAREPAHDDAAHTGHYSLYLDEPDGWVAEVPRFDYVLVSAANWFSRPSLFYEKRRLIGCSFCNRQYGVPDLSLYYSQRKAWRVSLQAINALGGGVRGRVIVRMLSPMSHFENGTWDQGGNCKRTEPLRGNQTAAMDGRDLRFYTAQMEEYREAEREAGSKGVRMMLMDATAAMLMRPDGHPSRYGHWPDEKVQLYNDCIHWCLPGPIDVWNDLLFQMILA